In the Pelagicoccus albus genome, CATGTATCCAGATTTCGAAAACGCGAAGATCGGACGCAGCAAGGTGACCGACGTGATTTTGGACCAGGCTTGGCTGCGTGATACCTTTGTGCCGACCGTTGGCCAACGCGGTAAGGCGATCATCGATGCCCGAGGAGCATCTTCCGCCGCTTCCGCTGCCAACGCGGTGGTCGACACCGTTCGTGATCTCAGCAACCCGACTCGCGGGGACTTGCATAGCGTATGTGTTATTTCCAATGGCGAGTACGGCTCACCTGCAGGAATCATCACTTCGCTCCCGATTCGTGTCGATGGAGCAGGGAAGTGGCGTGTGGTCGAAGGCGTCAAGCTGTCCGACTACGCCAAGGAAAAGATCGCCGCTTCCAATCAGGAGCTCCTTGAGGAGCGCGAGGTGGCTTTTGGCCAGCTCGGATTAAGCATTTAGTTAGATATCAGTATGGGTAGGGCCGTTTGGTAGCGACCCTGCAATTTGGCCGACGCGCTTTCGAGCTCGTCGGCCAATTTATTTTTGGGACTCTGTCTGTCAGCCTTGGGGGTGGGTTGTGGCGACGAAGGAAAGCTTTAGTCACTTCTTCCCTACCGATTCTCCGACCCTCGGTTCCGCCAGCCCCTACCATGTCCCCAAAATGGCAAAACCTCTTAAGGCTATGCTTGTTAGCTAGTTACGCCGAAGGTTTCTGCAGAAACAACGCCCGTCACGGAGAAGCATATTGTTGATATTAAATGAAATAGAATGAAACAAATACGTTTTTGAGTGGGTTTGTACGATTAGATGCGACAGAATCACAGGGACTTAAGTCACTGGGTTTACCCTGAATTAGGGTAAAAACCGCATGGAATTGGGACGTATTAGACGGAATCGAAAGAACCTACTGGTGTTGGTGCGGCGAGCTTTCGGATTGTTTGCATAAATTTTATATTGACAGATAATTTCATAAACACCTACTATTTCACTCCTTATTTCAAATGAAATAAACCCCCAATTGTTCGACGCTGCCCCTACTACCCTTGTTTAAGCGCTTCGTCGGGCTTAAAATCTAGTAACCTCAAAAGCCTACAAACTTCATGTTTCTATCTAGAGCTTCGGCTGCGGATAGGTCCTCCCAAGGGAGCGGTCTGCACGCATCCAACGAAACTTCTGATCCAGCGAGCGGATCTATGTCCAAGACATCAAGTGGACCCCGCGAAGGTCGACTTTCCAACTATCGCAGCTCCACCCGTTTGGCTGCTTTCCTTCTAACCTTTGCGGCTTCGGTTGCGGTACTGCCTGATTCCTATGCCGCGGATGGCCGTGGTACGATTACGGGTAAGGTTATTAGTCAGTCTTCCGGCCTGTACCTCAGCAGCGCTCGTATCCGCGTGGAGGGAACTAGCTTGGCGGCAGTTTCTGAGACTGATGGCTCCTATAAACTACGTGGTGTACCAGAAGGTGATGTTGTCCTCGTCGTTGAATACGGCGGCACTTCTATACAGAAACTCAACGTCAACGTTTCCGATGGAGAAACGGTTAACCAGAATGTCGGTATCACTCTCCGCGGTACAAACCTTCCCGGGAGCGAAGATGGCGTGTTTGAGCTCGAGCCTTTTGAGGTTAAGACGCAAGCGGAGTTCAACGCTGCGGCTCTCGCCATCAACGAGGAACGTTTCTCGACGGAGCTTAAAGACGTCGTAGCTGCCGACCAGTTTGGCGACAACACGGACGGAAACTTGGGTGAATTCATCAAGTTCCTTCCAGGTGTAAACGTCAGCTATGGCAGTACGTACGGAAGTGGCGCGGACGCGACCTCAGTAGGTATCCGCGGCTTTGGAGCTGAGCACACCGCTATCATGGTGGACGGTGTGGAAATCTCCGGCTCGGATCCAGGAAGCCTGACCCGTGCGGTCGCTCTGGATATGATCTCAGTCAACAATGCTTCTCGCATTGAGGTAACCAAGCTTCCTACAGCCGACATGCCAGATGGCGCGACCGGTGGTTCGATCAATCTCGTTAGCCGCACCGCTTTCGAGTATCCAAAGGCTCAATTCAACTGGCGTACCTACCTCAGCTTGAATTCGGACAACTTGGGTAACTTCTTCTCCAAGACTCCTGGTCCAACCAACGAGTCGACTTACAAGACTATCCCTGGTTTCGACTTCCAGTACGTTAAGCCAATCAACGAAAAGTTCGGTATCACCGTAACGGGCCAGTACTCGCAGCAGTACAATGAAAACCACACTACCAAATCGCAGTGGGGTATGGATCGTCGCGGCACTGATGAGGATGGTCACTACGACAACGTTGGAAATCCTTACCTCAAGAACATTCAGATCACCGATGCTCCACGTATCGCTGAGCGTACTGGATTCGGCATCAAGGCGGACTGGCGTCCAACGGAAGGGCAGAGCCTCTCCTTCCGCTACGATCGCTCAGACTATAACGGTACCGACTCCTACCGTCGTATCCAAGTCAAGCCGGGTGACACTCCACTCGACTGGGGCAGCAATGGCGATGGAACTGGCTATGTGATCAGCAAGACTGGCAAGGCCAAGGCGGATATGGATATCAGCTTCCTCGATCGTAGTGGTGATACCAACAATTACTATCTCGACTATAAGTTGGACCGTGGTCCGTGGCGTATTAACGCGACTGCTTCCAGCTCTCGTTCGAACTCTGCTCTAGATAGTACAAACAATGGCCACTTTTCCGTCATTGAGCTGCAGTCCTCCGGTATCGCCGAGATGTATATGGGTAATATCACCAACGGTATCCCCGGAATTCTGGAGATAACCGACTCCGATGGGAATCCATATAATCTGTATGATATCAGCAACTACAAGGTAAGTAACCTCAATGAAGCTTCGGACGGTGGGTCCACCCTTTTTGTGCGCGGTGGCCAAAGTCAATCCGAGTCCATCAAGGATACCTTCAAGTTAGATATCACTCGCGATCTCGATTTCCTCAGCACTGACAATTTTCGTCTTACAGCCAAGACCGGTGTCTTTCGTCGTGTAATAGAGGATACGAAATCTGGTCTCGGTGTTAACTATACCTATCGCTATACAGGTCCAGTTTCAGCGTTCGATCCATCGGTCTATGCAGACGAAGTCTATGTCGAACAGGATCCAGGTTTTGGCTTTAGCCCCATGACTTGGGTGGACCCTTACAAAATCTATGATTTCTACGAGGCTAACCCGGATTACTTCTCGGATACGGAGGATCTCTTGATTAGCGGTGATTCCGTTGCGGCCCGCAACTACAACCAGTCTGTTCAGAATAGTAAGCACATTAAGGAAACCAGTGATGCCTACTACGTGCAGTTCGAAGGTAAAGCTCTCAATAACAAACTGAGTTTTGTAACCGGTATGCGTTGGTCGGAAGCTGAGCGTTCTGGATACGGCCCCTACCAAAATAAGGACCGTGATTATCTTCTCTATGATGATGGGACCCCATTTTATTATGAGACCGTTGACGCTGAGACAGGAGAGATCGCTTTGAGCCCAGTTAGCGTTCGTGACGACTGGCAGGAAAAGTACGGAGAAGATCGCCCGGACGTCTTGCAGCAACTCGTGGATGCGGGCTTCCTGAGCTCGGTTGACGACAACAACACGCCAATTGAGAGTGGGACCCTAGCGTACAAAATGCGTGAGTGGACTAAGGACTATGCGATCGACGAAAGCTCCAAGACGGACCCGACCTTTAGCTTCCAGACTGCTTACGAAATTACGAATCGACTCACTGCTCGTGTCGGTTATGCAAAAGCGAATGGTGCTCCTGACTTCGAAGGTTCTTATGGTGTTTTGCAGAGAGTTACGTTCAACTACACCAGTGACGGTACCCCAGGTACTGTAACGATCGGTAACCCTGCAATTGAGCCTTGGCGTTCTGACAAGTTCGACTACCAGCTCGCCTACTACACCGACCTCGGTGGCAAGATCAAGCTTAGTTACTTCGTGGACGAAACCGAGAACTACATCGTTTACGATAACTACATAATGGAGAATCTGGACGATCTCAGAGCGTTTGGACTGCCAGTAACAGACGAGTACATCGGTTGGACAGTGACCACCCAGCGAAATGGTGAAGGCACTTCTCGCACCACCGGCTATGAGGTGGAAATCAATCAATCACTCGGATTCCTCGGTGACTTTGGCGATAAGTTCCAAGTCTACGGTAGCTACTCAACCAAGGACACTGTTAAGACCGACGGCGCTTCCCTCGCGGATTCTCCGAAGGACGGTGCTGGTTTCGGGGTGTACTTCAACTCGGGTCGCTTCAGCGCTCGTGTTAGCGCTACCTACACTGGCGAGCTCATCCAGAAGTACACTCGCAAGAACTACCTTCCTGACCCAACAAGCCGTAGCGGCGAAAGCGTGCAGCTCTACTATCGCTATCCAGAAGTCACTAAGGTGGATGTGAACTTCAACTACCAGCTCAACGACCGTTATGGCATTTTCTATAGCGCTCGTAATGTGACCAACACACAGACGAAGAAGGAAATCTTCGACGAAGACGGACTTCTCCCTGACTGGGTCAACATGGAATCTATTAACGACTACGGTTTCAACATGCAGCTCGGCCTTCGTGGCTCCTTCTAAGAAACCGTCTGAGGTTTAGTTTATATCTGTATTTTTTCGAGAGGCTCGGTATTCGAAATGCCGAGCCTCTTTTGGTCTCATCATTTTCTTGGATACAGAAACGAAAGCCAGCGAAGCGTGTCTTTCCTTTTTGTCGCCGGAAGTTATTTTACCCGATCTCAACGATTCTGATTCTGCCAACTACGCGGTGTGGTGGAAGAGGGCGGCATCGATTTGCATTCAACCCCCCATTTTTTGAATATCATGAAGAAACGTTCCCTTGTAGCATTTTTGTGTCTTGGAGCGCTCGTTTCACTCGAGGCGCGCGCTAGCTCTGATTCGAGCGAGGAAGCCGCCTATTGGCAGACTGTAATGAAGCGGGGCGACAAGATCGTTGCCAAGATGGATCTCAAGGATCGTGGTGTAGAAGACCGCGTATCAGAAATCATCGCTGCCCAGTACCGAGATCTTCGCGACATCCATGACGGGAGGGACGCGAAGGTAGCGGAGCTTAAGGAAAGCGGGGCGGCAGCAGAAGAAATCGAAACCCTTAAACGAGAGGCGGATCTGGATGTGTACGAGCTTCACTACGCGTTTTTGGCTAAACTCTCCACTGAGTTGAACGAGGAACAAGTCGAGCAGGTGAAGGACGGCATGACCTATGGCGTGGTACCTAACACCTACTACCGCTACATGCAGCTATTGGGAGATTTGGATGATGTGCACAAACGCTACATCTATGCCGCTTTGGTGGAGGCTCGAGAGCATGCTATGGATGAAGGCTCTTCAGATGAGAAGCACAAGCGTTTCGGAAAATATAAAGGTCGCATCAACAACTACCTCTCCAAGCTGGGAGTGAATATGAAGGAACGTGAGCGTATTTTGGCCGAAAAGGAAAAGGCGGCTAGAGCGGAGTAGTAACTTCTCAGAGCTTAGAGCGTTGTGAAAAGGTTCTGTCTAAAAACACTGTTTTACACTTCGGTTTTTTCTGGGGTGCTTATCTCACCAACTTACGCTGGGTATCCAACAATCTCTGACGATGTGCAGGCAGAGTCGGATCGTTTGAAGGCTATCATGCAGCAGAATTCCGATGCGGCATGGGAAAAGGCGTTGCCAGTTATCCAGGAATGGGAAGCGAAGGGTAAACCGTATATCCCGTCTGCCTCCCATCCGGATGATCTTCCGCAGGCTGATATTCCGGCGTTTCCAGGAGCTCAAGGTGGTGGCATGTACTCTTTTGGTGGACGCGGCGGAAAAGTCTTTGTCGTGACCAACTTGAACGATCGTGGTCCGGGTAGCTTCCGTGAAGCTTGCGAAGCGGGCGGTCCTAGAATCGTAGTCTTCAATGTGGCGGGAATTATCAAGCTGGAGGAGCGCCTTATCATCCGAGCTCCGTACATCACGATAGCGGGTGGCACGGCTCCAGGCGATGGCGTTTGCATCGCGGGAGATACGGTTGAGCTGGAAACGCACGATGTTGTCATACGCCAAATGCGTTTCCGTAGGGGCGAGACTTGGGTGGGAGATCGTAACGATTCCTTGGGTGGAAATCCCATCGGCAACATCATGATCGACCATGTGTCCGCCAGTTGGGGATTGGATGAGAACATGTCCATGTACCGTCACATGTACGATCCAGGGGACGGCTCTAAGAAGCAGAAGCTGCCTACGGTAAACATCACCATCCAGAATTCGATTTTCAGCGAGGCCTTGGATACCTATGACCATGCCTTTGGAAGCACCATTGGTGGGTACAATAGCACATTTCACCACAATCTTTGGGCAAGTAATACTGGCCGCAATGCAAGTGTTGGCATGATCTACGACTTCACTTTTGCCAACAACGTGATCTTTAATTGGCGGCATCGAACGACGGATGGCGGGGATCATCGGAGCTATTACTCGATGATCAACAATTACTACAAGCCCGGTCCTGTAACGCCGGAAGGAGCGATTTCTCACCGCATCATCAAGCCCGAGGCTCGTCGCAGCAAATTCCCGATCAATGACTTCGGCCGAGTGTACGCCTCTGGAAACGTGATCGAGGGGAATGAGAAAGTGACTGCTGACAATTGGGCGGGCGGTGTGCAGCTGGAAAAGGAAAATGGAGTCGTCCCGGAGAGAAAACTCCCTGAAATTCGTATCGATAAACCGTATCCACATTCTTATCTCGAAATCACTTCTGCCGAGCAGGCTTACGAGGACGTGCTTGAAAATGCGGGGGCAACTTTGCCGAAACGGGATCCTGTCGACGAACGTATCGTGAAGATGGTGCGAACGGGCGAGGTCCTTTACAAGGAGGGAAAGGGGATCATCACCGATATCAAGCAAGTGGGAGGCTATCCGGAGTATCATGGGAAGCCCTACAAGGATAGCGACGGCGACGGCATGCCTGATAAGTGGGAGAAGATGCATGGTCTTAACCCCAAGGATGCTTCCGACGCTTCTGCCGACTTGAATGGCGACGGCTACACCAATATCGAAGACTTTATCAACGGTATGGATCCGTCGGCTCCAGCCCAGAAGTGGGAAACGCCTCGGACCTATAAGGACCTTTTCTGGAATCCTTTCAACTAGTTAGGGTAGTAGCGACCTAGAGTCGCGATTTCATACGAATAATCGCGACGCGAGATCGCTCCTACCTTTTGCTGTTTTTGTTTATGAAGTCATTAGCCTTCGCTCTCATCTGCTTGACTATCTCTTGTTCCTCTTTTGCCCAAAGTGGCGAATGGTACAGCAACGCGCTTGGTCATGCCATCGATTGGAAAGTTATCCAGCAGCCATCTGAAGGGGAGTCGATAACCATTCTGAAACTGGGTGGATTGCCCGAGTTTCAAGCAAAGCAGGACGGGGTGGGGCTAGATGGCTCCCGAGTAATTGAATTCGACTATCGAGACGCTCCCGAGGCGATATTTCCTTACCTGAGCCGAGACATCCAAAAGCTTCGTAATGATTTGTTTCGAAACGAACTCTTTAAGGAGTTAGATTTGGATTACGCTCGGATATTCATTCTGCCTGAAGGCTATGGCTTGAAGCCTGATGTACTTTATTTCGTTAATGAGCAGCGACCTCTTTTAATGGATATCGCGTATCCGCTAGATGCGGACGGATCTGTTCCGTGTGTTTTAGAATTTTCGTGTGACAATACAGATCGCATGGGGAATTTCTCGCTCGCGGTTTGTCGGGACACTTTGTTGGAAGGCTTTGCTACGGCTGGCTACGCCTTCGCCATGGCGGATCACCCCGTTCCTCCGCCCTACAAAGGCTTAGATCCGATGGTTGACTGCATTCCCAAGATCAAGGCAGCGACGCGAACCCTGCGTGGTGCGGGGCGTGAATTAGGTTTATCGGATGATATCGCGGTGGCAGGGTTCTCTCGCGGAAGCGGTATGGCATTAGCCCTAGTGACAACTGAAGGAAACGGCAGCTTTGAGGTGAAAGGCGAGTATCCGGAAGAAGATGACACTGTTCAGGCGGCGATAGTTCTTTCCGGGCGTTTTACTTATCTTAATCTTTTGAAGAATGATAAGATGTGGCCGCGATATTTGAAGGCTTGGGGAGAATCAGATGAGAATCCTGTTCTCTGGAAAGAGCAGGGGGCGTTGGATTATCTCGAGGGAGCTACCAAGCCGCTCTTTCTCAGTATCAACAGTGGGGAGGGGCCGGACGCTCAGCACCAGATGTCTTTGTTGCGTCAGCGTCTAACGCTTTGGGGAAGTCCCTACAGGTATGCGACAGATTCCGACGGTCTAGGACACAAAGTTCCTCTCGATCCGGTCTTGTTGGAGAGCATGCGTGACTATTTGCGAGATAACTTGAACTGAAAATTCTCTCTTACCAATCGGGTGTCTCGCCAAAATGGACTCCACCATCGTGTACCCGAGCTTTTGAGCCTAGACCTTGGCGTAGTCTTATCATTTCTGCTCCTGCTAGGAGGACGGGTCCGTATCCATGGGCTGCGTACATGCTGGTGGCCCGGTAGGCGTAGAACGCTTTGTCCCAGCCCATTCCGGTACCGACGCAGGTGCCTTCCACTTGGCCTTCTTCGTTGATTTTTTCCGCTACCGCGTTCCAGCCGAGGGATGCGATGGGGCCGTAGGTCAATGGATCTAGCCAGCCTTCATTAATACCTTTTGCCAATCCGAAAACAAACATGGCGCTGGCTGAGGTTTCCTCATAGGTGCCGGGCTCGTTGAGCAGTTGGTGCCAAAGTCCGTTGATGCCTTGAGTTGTGGATAGCCCAGCCGCATGCGCTTGAAAAAGCTCGAGCATTTTCTCGTAACCCGGGTGGTCTTTCGGAAGTTCTGACAACAGTTCCGCGTTTGCCATGAAAGCCCAGCCGTTGGCTCTGGCCCACGGGAAATAGGGATGGGGATCCATTTCTTGTACCCAGCCATGTCGGTACAAGCCTTCTTCCTCAATGAACATGCGTTCGGAGAACTGGGTCATTTGTCTGACCGCATCATCGAAGTAGTTTGAATCACCTGTGTAGGCTGCCATCTGCGTCAAGGCGGGCACGCTCATGTAGAGATCGTCCAGCCATAGGCTGTCTTTCATAGGCCGGTTGCGTGCTAAGGTGCCGTCTTCGAGGCGGTATTGTTCGGTGCCGACGTGATGTAAGCCGCTTTGCCAAAGTGTATCCAAATTTTCCACGACACCAGCTGCTTGTGCCTTGATCATGGCAGCTGACATAGCCCCGCAATGGTCAAGAGAATGGGGTTCAAGTAGCCGTTTGGTTGGATAGCGTTCGGGACGATCATCTTCAGCCATTTCACCATAGACCTCGCTCAATTCTCTTATAGTCGTCAGACGCTCTGAAACGAATCGATTGAAATCCTCATTTCCTGTTGCTTCCGCCGCTGATAGCATGCCCGCATAGGTGACACCCCATTCGTAGCTTACCAAGGCAAAAGGACCGCGTACTAGACCAGGGAGTCGAGGCCATTTCTCTCCCTCCTCTAGGGCTTTTTCCGTCTCCAAGTCGCCGATACGGATTGGACTAGCTGTTTCCAGATAGCGAAGCACCGATTCCAGTTTGGCCAGGATTTCTTCAGTCTCAGCAACCTCATAGGATACGGGCATTGCGGATGGCTTCTTCCACAAACCAAGTGCAGGTTCTGCATCTGGCCCTATCAACTGGGCATCGAGCGGTGAGGGTGGGATTAGCAAGACTGCAATGAGTGAGAGTGAGAGGTAGGGGAGTCCTTTCATGGGGGGAATTCTCAATGTAGGGTTGTGCGAGCGGGGTAGTGTAGCGAAGTCGACAGAGTACTCTGCAATTGCCGTTTAATTAAAGTGGTCCTTGCGCTTACAGTAAGTATCTCTGTGGTCCTTATTGTTCGAAGGAGGATGCTCGAGCACGAAAATGGCGTACCCGATTCAGGTACGCCACAGGGATACGATGAAGTCGTTTTGCTGCTACTTTTTACTCGCTAATTTCTCGTAGCGACTGAGGAAGGCTGTCACCAAGCTCGCGTGGATGGGAACTTCGGTTTCTCCAAAGGTGTTTTTTACCCAAAGGTCTATCCCTGTGTCTGCATGGCTCTTCAGGATTTCCGGAGTGATGGTGATAGACGAAATCTGAGTTAGCTGATCGTATGCTGGGTTTCTTTGCGGATCGCCCGCTTCGGTAGGGAGTACTCTGTCCCCGATTCGAGCGCTGGTGTAGTCCATTGATTTTCGATCGTATTCGGTCATGCCTTGATGCAACTTGGCGACGATTAGCTGATGAGCTACAGGCTTCCCGTCCCGGAATGCCACTCTAAAATAGTGAGCCATGGCAGGAGTCGAAGGATGGGCGACTTGAGGCGACTCTAGCCAGGTTATGCCGGTTGATCGGTCCTTATTTATCTGTGTTTCGAAAGCGTACTTTTTGTAATCGCGTTTGTGGATTTTGAGCTCCTTTTTGTCCATGTCAGCTATCGCTTTGGGTGGAGCTGCTTCAAGTAAAAGGGCGTTTCCAGTTGCGACGCATAGGGCAATCGCGGTGCATAGTAGTTTGCGTGTTTTCATTAGGGTATAAGGTTGGGTTTTCTTGTTTTCGAAAGGGGATGAACGAAGCTGATTAATTTGAGTGTTTGAAGGTCCAGACGTCTCCGCGTGTGAGTTCGCCGGCTTTGCTGATACTATCGACTCTCCACGTGTAGTATCCGGTTTTTGGATCGGTAACTTCAAAGGAGTTTTGATTCAAGAGACCTTGCCAAGTGCTAGAGCTGCGGCCGGCTTTGAGGACCTTTTCTTGTGTCGAACTGAGTTCGTCACCGAAATTGAGATACAGAATGTAGGTGTCGCCCTTTTGTCCTGGCTGCCAGCTGAGCGTGAGTCCTCCATCCTCTGTGGTCTGAGTCGTTGCTCCGGTTTGGGGGAGTGGAGAGTTCGCTTGTTTGCTTGGATCGGGTGCGTCGATTACGATCTCGACCAAATCGGCTATCGAACCCTCGAT is a window encoding:
- a CDS encoding TonB-dependent receptor plug domain-containing protein, which translates into the protein MFLSRASAADRSSQGSGLHASNETSDPASGSMSKTSSGPREGRLSNYRSSTRLAAFLLTFAASVAVLPDSYAADGRGTITGKVISQSSGLYLSSARIRVEGTSLAAVSETDGSYKLRGVPEGDVVLVVEYGGTSIQKLNVNVSDGETVNQNVGITLRGTNLPGSEDGVFELEPFEVKTQAEFNAAALAINEERFSTELKDVVAADQFGDNTDGNLGEFIKFLPGVNVSYGSTYGSGADATSVGIRGFGAEHTAIMVDGVEISGSDPGSLTRAVALDMISVNNASRIEVTKLPTADMPDGATGGSINLVSRTAFEYPKAQFNWRTYLSLNSDNLGNFFSKTPGPTNESTYKTIPGFDFQYVKPINEKFGITVTGQYSQQYNENHTTKSQWGMDRRGTDEDGHYDNVGNPYLKNIQITDAPRIAERTGFGIKADWRPTEGQSLSFRYDRSDYNGTDSYRRIQVKPGDTPLDWGSNGDGTGYVISKTGKAKADMDISFLDRSGDTNNYYLDYKLDRGPWRINATASSSRSNSALDSTNNGHFSVIELQSSGIAEMYMGNITNGIPGILEITDSDGNPYNLYDISNYKVSNLNEASDGGSTLFVRGGQSQSESIKDTFKLDITRDLDFLSTDNFRLTAKTGVFRRVIEDTKSGLGVNYTYRYTGPVSAFDPSVYADEVYVEQDPGFGFSPMTWVDPYKIYDFYEANPDYFSDTEDLLISGDSVAARNYNQSVQNSKHIKETSDAYYVQFEGKALNNKLSFVTGMRWSEAERSGYGPYQNKDRDYLLYDDGTPFYYETVDAETGEIALSPVSVRDDWQEKYGEDRPDVLQQLVDAGFLSSVDDNNTPIESGTLAYKMREWTKDYAIDESSKTDPTFSFQTAYEITNRLTARVGYAKANGAPDFEGSYGVLQRVTFNYTSDGTPGTVTIGNPAIEPWRSDKFDYQLAYYTDLGGKIKLSYFVDETENYIVYDNYIMENLDDLRAFGLPVTDEYIGWTVTTQRNGEGTSRTTGYEVEINQSLGFLGDFGDKFQVYGSYSTKDTVKTDGASLADSPKDGAGFGVYFNSGRFSARVSATYTGELIQKYTRKNYLPDPTSRSGESVQLYYRYPEVTKVDVNFNYQLNDRYGIFYSARNVTNTQTKKEIFDEDGLLPDWVNMESINDYGFNMQLGLRGSF
- a CDS encoding DUF3826 domain-containing protein produces the protein MKKRSLVAFLCLGALVSLEARASSDSSEEAAYWQTVMKRGDKIVAKMDLKDRGVEDRVSEIIAAQYRDLRDIHDGRDAKVAELKESGAAAEEIETLKREADLDVYELHYAFLAKLSTELNEEQVEQVKDGMTYGVVPNTYYRYMQLLGDLDDVHKRYIYAALVEAREHAMDEGSSDEKHKRFGKYKGRINNYLSKLGVNMKERERILAEKEKAARAE
- a CDS encoding polysaccharide lyase, whose amino-acid sequence is MLISPTYAGYPTISDDVQAESDRLKAIMQQNSDAAWEKALPVIQEWEAKGKPYIPSASHPDDLPQADIPAFPGAQGGGMYSFGGRGGKVFVVTNLNDRGPGSFREACEAGGPRIVVFNVAGIIKLEERLIIRAPYITIAGGTAPGDGVCIAGDTVELETHDVVIRQMRFRRGETWVGDRNDSLGGNPIGNIMIDHVSASWGLDENMSMYRHMYDPGDGSKKQKLPTVNITIQNSIFSEALDTYDHAFGSTIGGYNSTFHHNLWASNTGRNASVGMIYDFTFANNVIFNWRHRTTDGGDHRSYYSMINNYYKPGPVTPEGAISHRIIKPEARRSKFPINDFGRVYASGNVIEGNEKVTADNWAGGVQLEKENGVVPERKLPEIRIDKPYPHSYLEITSAEQAYEDVLENAGATLPKRDPVDERIVKMVRTGEVLYKEGKGIITDIKQVGGYPEYHGKPYKDSDGDGMPDKWEKMHGLNPKDASDASADLNGDGYTNIEDFINGMDPSAPAQKWETPRTYKDLFWNPFN
- a CDS encoding alpha/beta hydrolase family protein — encoded protein: MKSLAFALICLTISCSSFAQSGEWYSNALGHAIDWKVIQQPSEGESITILKLGGLPEFQAKQDGVGLDGSRVIEFDYRDAPEAIFPYLSRDIQKLRNDLFRNELFKELDLDYARIFILPEGYGLKPDVLYFVNEQRPLLMDIAYPLDADGSVPCVLEFSCDNTDRMGNFSLAVCRDTLLEGFATAGYAFAMADHPVPPPYKGLDPMVDCIPKIKAATRTLRGAGRELGLSDDIAVAGFSRGSGMALALVTTEGNGSFEVKGEYPEEDDTVQAAIVLSGRFTYLNLLKNDKMWPRYLKAWGESDENPVLWKEQGALDYLEGATKPLFLSINSGEGPDAQHQMSLLRQRLTLWGSPYRYATDSDGLGHKVPLDPVLLESMRDYLRDNLN
- a CDS encoding glycoside hydrolase family 88/105 protein; protein product: MKGLPYLSLSLIAVLLIPPSPLDAQLIGPDAEPALGLWKKPSAMPVSYEVAETEEILAKLESVLRYLETASPIRIGDLETEKALEEGEKWPRLPGLVRGPFALVSYEWGVTYAGMLSAAEATGNEDFNRFVSERLTTIRELSEVYGEMAEDDRPERYPTKRLLEPHSLDHCGAMSAAMIKAQAAGVVENLDTLWQSGLHHVGTEQYRLEDGTLARNRPMKDSLWLDDLYMSVPALTQMAAYTGDSNYFDDAVRQMTQFSERMFIEEEGLYRHGWVQEMDPHPYFPWARANGWAFMANAELLSELPKDHPGYEKMLELFQAHAAGLSTTQGINGLWHQLLNEPGTYEETSASAMFVFGLAKGINEGWLDPLTYGPIASLGWNAVAEKINEEGQVEGTCVGTGMGWDKAFYAYRATSMYAAHGYGPVLLAGAEMIRLRQGLGSKARVHDGGVHFGETPDW